Part of the Roseobacter litoralis Och 149 genome, CGAGGAAGTTGGTTCCACGCTCCAGAACCATTTGTCACGCACAGAACCTGATAACCGCGCGTTAGTTTCGGGCAGGGCTGCGTGCGGATTTTTGACCGCAGGGCTCAAGGCTCTTTGCGGGCTAAGAAATAACTCAGATGCGGTACGCGGGCCGTTTCTGATCCGCGTACCGCAATCACTTACCAGTGCTCTATTGGGGGAATTGAAATCACGACTTTCCCGACCGCATGACCGTCTTTCAGGTACGCGTAGGCATCGACCGTAGCCTCCATTGGATAGGTTTTGTCGATGACGGGCTTGACGATCCCGTCTTCGACAAGCTTGCCAAGGTCGGCCAGCATCGCACCGTCCGGTTCCATAAAAAACCATTCGAAGCGTACATCATGCTCTTGCGCGAGGTTGTCTGTGTCCTGTCCCTTGATCGAGATAAGCGCACCGCCCTTTTTCAAAACTTGAAACGAGCGGTTCAGGATTTCGCCGCCCATCATATCCAATACGATGTCGTAGTCTGACAGCTCGTCCTCAAAGGACTGATCTCTGTAGTTGATGACAGTATCTGCGCCCAGTTTGCGAACCAAATCCGCGTTGCGTGGGCTGCACGTCGTCGCGACGTCCGCACCGAAGTGTTTGGCAATCTGAATGGCCAGGGTGCCGACACCGCCCGACCCGGCATGGATGAGAACCTTGTCGCCTTTCTTCAATCTCCCTTTGCTGATCAACGCCTGCCACGCTGTCAAACCCGCCAGCGGCACCGACGCAGCCTCCGCATGGCTTATATTGACGGGCTTCAGGGCCAGTTCATCTGCCTTAACACGTGCGATCTGCGCGATGGCGCCTGCATCTTGCTGGTTAGCGCGTGCGAAGACCGCATCGCCTACCTTGAAGCCAGAGACGTCTTTGCCCAACGCGATGATCTCACCAGACACATCGAACCCCATGACATGCGGGAATTCCAGCGGGATGTTGTCCTTCATCGCGCCTGACTGAAGGATGTAATCAATAGGGTTTACGCTTGCCGCATGAACGGCAACCAGAACGGAATCGTCATGCAACTCAGGTGCCGCAATGTCGGCGATTTCGATCTCGGTGTTGTAATCACGAATAATGGCTGCCTTCATGACGGAAGCTCCTCTTGTTGGGTGAATAGAGTGTTATTCGGTCGGGGAATAAGCGCCCGCTGAATAGGTCAACTCATAGCTGTGGCTATAGATTTCGAACACGATGCCGAACGGATCTTCAACATAGACCATGCGGTAAGGCTTCTTATCGGGAAAGTACTCACGCACCGGCATTCGTTGCTTGCCGCCGGCGGCAACGATTTTGGCCAGTAAACCCTCAAGGTCCGGATCCTGAATGGCAAAGTGGAACATGCCGTGTTTGCGAAACGACAAATTGTCCTGCGGCGCTTCGTTCCCGTCGAATTCGAACAACTCGAACCCGATCCGATCTGCCGTAGCCAGATGCGCAATGCGCAAATGGCCCCAGCCTGCGCCAAAGACATCGGTGCACATTATGCCGATATCACTGTCGTCTTCTGTCACGTCCGTCGGGGGCATAATCGTGTAAAATCCCAGAACCTCGGAATAAAACTTAACGGCTGCGTCAAGGTCCGGGACGGATAGTCCAATATGAGAAAACGTGCGGGGTGTTGGTAGCATGAAGCTTCCTTTCAAATGTGAGTGACATGGTCGGATTGGATGGGTTCAGGGATCGGGTGCCATTGGGCCCGCAATGTTTGTTGCCGCTTTGAAGCCGGGCTGTTCTTGCAGATCACCCCAGTACATCTTGATGCGTGGGTGGCTATCGAGAAACCCATTCCCGTCCAGATTCGCCAGAAGGTAGGAAAACTGGATATCCGCGAGGCAGGCTGTCTCGCCAAATAACAGACCGGTTCGAGGCAGGTGTTGATCGATGTAATTCAGGTGCTTGCGCAGCTTGCCGCGCGCGGCATCCGACGGCTCATCGCCTTTGAGGATGGGGATCATGACATCCATGCAGACGCCGGCAAAGGAGCCCTCGACGTAATCGAGAAGCTCTTCGTGTCGGATATCGTCGGGTGCACCCTGAGGGCGGTGTGTTTTGTCGCCGAATTTATCCACAAGATACCGCAAGCAGGTCGCGGACTCTGCCAGCATCAAATCGCCGTCTTCAAGGACTGGTGATTTGCCCAGAGGATGCACCTTTTTCAAAGCGTCCGGTGCGTGAAACTGGTCTGTTCGATCATATTGGACCAGATCATAGGGCTGCCCCATATCCTCCATAAGCCAAATAAGCCGGAACGCCCTGGAGTAGGCAAGGCAATGTATTTTGATCATCGGATGCGCTTTCTGATTTCAGGTCAATTGCGGCCTCTCCGCCGTGAGGTGGTGCCTCAGGGCAGGTAGATGGCCTTGGTGTTGACGAATTCTTTCATGCCAAAGCCGCCGTGTTCGCGGCCGAAACCTGAATCTTTCACACCGCCGAACGGCATGTTCGGATCTGCGGCGCCGAACGAATTGATGCGGACCATGCCGGTATCAAAATGGTCGCGCGCCAGTCTGAGGGCTTTGTCCTCGTCTTTGCTAAAGATGCCACCGCCCAGCCCGTACCGGCTGTCATTGGCAATGCGCATGGCATCGGCGTCGTCGCGAGCTTTGATCACAGCGGCAACCGGTCCGAATATCTCGTCGTCATAGGCGGGCGTCCCCGGCTGGCAATTCGCCAGCACGGTCGCGGGGTAGTATTGGCCTGTGCGATCCGGTGCCGTCCCGCCGCACAGAATTTCAGAGCCGCCTTTGACACTCTGCGCGACCTGTTCGCTGACCGTCTCGAACTGCTCCGCGCTTGATAATGGGCCAAGCTCTGTGTCCTGATCCATGGGATCGCCCATACGTATCGCCTCCATCTGCTCAACAAAGGCGCTGACAAATGCGTCGTAGACGGGCTCGGTCACAACAAAGCGTTTCGCCGACACACAAGTTTGACCGTTATTGTACAGCCGACCCTGCACACAGGTTTTGACGGCAAGTTCAATATCGGCATCTTCAAGCACCAGGTAGGCGTCGTTTGAGCCCAGCTCCAGCACTGATTTCTTCAGCTTCTTGGTGGCGAGCTGGCCGATATGCCGCCCACCTGCGTCGCTGCCCGTCATTGTGACGCCCCGCACCAGCTTGTGCTCTATCATGGCGTCAGACGTGTCATGATCAACGATCACGACATCAAACAATCCTTCCGGCAACCCCGCATCGAGGCAAAGGTCACGCAGCTTCAGCCCGCTCCCCGTGCAGACGGACGCATGCTTCAGGATGACGCCGTTGCCAGCCATCAGGTTCGCGGCGAGAACGCGCACCGGCTGATAGATCGGAAAATTCCACGGCTGGATACTGTAAATGACGCCAATCGGGCAATGAGCCACGATCCCGTTTTTGTCGCCGCCGCTATGGGTGCGGTCTTCGTCAGCCAAGGTGGCGGGGCCATGCTCAGCGGTATACTCGAAAATCTGCGCGCAGAGTTCCACCTCCGTCTTGCCGTCCCGAAGCAGTTTCCCCGTCTCTTCAGTCATCAGAGCAGCCAGAGCCTCGGTGTTGTCCCGCAACGCTGATGCGATATCGCGCAGATAGGTTGCGCGGTCTGGATGGCTTTTGGTCCGCCAGTCCAGAAAGGCATTGTGACAGTTTTCGAGTTTATCGAATGCCTCGTTGGAGGACATAAGCTCGTAGGTTTTGATCGTCTTGTCCGTCGCAGGATTGGTGGTGGATATCTGCGTCATTCTGAGCCTCCAAGCGTTTGTATGTCTGTTTACAACCGCTGAGCAGTTGTTGTTGTTCCAAACAAACTTATGAATTTCGGGAAAGGCTGAATTTCGGGATCACCTTAAGCGTTCCGGGTTCGGCTCCAATCCCTCCACGCAAACTGTACCTCGATGATGGGCACAGCAGCTGGCTCGCGATCAGTTTTTCCGCGATGCCCGCTATCTGGATGCAGTAACGGGTTGTCTTTCACGATACTGTCGTCTGAGCTGCCTTGCGCGGTTTTCTGCGCTGTCGATTGCGTCGTATTTCAGAGGGCCAAACCGAGCAGAGTGTTCCAGCCCTTACAACGCAGGTTTTCACTCCACTGTCCGTCGAACAAATGGCACTTAAAGGTTGGGCGATAAGAACCGCAATCATCGTTCAACCCGGTCTTTGTGCCGGAATGGCCGATGATATCTTATCAAATGACAAAAGACTGGTTCTTCGGGCTGCGAATACGGCTGCAGCAGCACCAAAGAGGTTTGCCAAAGCAGCAGCGACGACGATCCCCATATAGCCGAACACCACCACGCCGATCCACGCAAGCGGAAGATAGACTGCGAATATACGGCCAAGGCTGAGGGACATGGACCACACCGCTTTGTCTCTGGCGTTCATCGCGGCATTCACGATCACAACCATTCCATACCCAAACAATGTAAAGCCTACGATGCGCAGATAGCTTGCCGCGTATTCCTGATCGCTTTCGCTTGCGGCCAGAAGCCCCGCAATAGGGGTTGCGAACGGCGCCAAAACAAGTGCGATTGCCGCCCCATAGGCGAGACTGAACCCAAAGGCCCATACCGTCGCGGATTGTGCCCGCTCTGTTTCTTTGGCTCCCCAGTTCTGCCCCACAACCGGTCCGATCCCCGCTGACAAGGCCATAAGTGGGACCAACAAAATTGATTGTACGCGCCCCGCTGCGCCGAAACCGGCAACTGCGTCATCCCCGACCGTGGCGACGGCCGCAGTGACGAGCGCCATACCCGCCGGATTGATCGCGTTAGACATCGCCGCGGGCAATCCGACCTTCAGAATGGTGCGCGCACTGACGAAAACGCCAGTCAGAACGTTCCCGCAGACACCTAAGAGGCCGCGCTGCCACGCGATCCATAGTGCTATCCCAACTGCAACAACCCTCCCAATCAAAGTTGACATCGCCGCACCGGCTGTTCCCATTTCGGGGATTGGGCCCCATCCAAAGATAAATATCGGGTTCTGGGCGATACCGAAAAAGGCCGCCACGATCATGATGGCAGCAGACGTGGCGCCGTCTCCGTGGGCGCGAAACACAGAATTCGTGACCATCATAACCACAAGGAACGGCAGCGACAGCGACCAGAGCGGCATGTATTCTGCGACTTCTTTGGCAACATCTTCTTTTGCGCCCAAAGCCCCGAATGCCACAGGGAAGGCAAGCCAGACGGCTGTGGCCAGAACCACAGAGAGCACGCAGCCTAACCCAGTGGCGTGCAGCGCCAAACGCTGTACGTCTTCTTTGTTCGAACCCGCGCCGACTTTCTGCGATAGGGCTGCGTTGGCACCTGCGCTCAATCCGATGGAAAGAGATGTCAGCGCGGTGATTACAGGGTAAATGAACCCCACCGCAGCAAGGGCCGCACCACTGACCTGACCCAAGAAATACGCGTCAGCTAGACCGACAGCGATGACTGAGAAGATGCCAAGGGCCATGGGGGCGGACATAATGGTCAGGGCTTTCCAAATAGGGCCCTCAGTCAAGTTTTTTGTTTTGGTATTGGCCAAGAGGCGCATCCTTAGAACAGGTGTCGAACAGACAATGGTGAATCGAAATCGGGGGTGCTATTGCGTAGCAAGAAGGCCCAAAAGCCGCTGTTCTGCGGCGAACAGACCGTTGCGCTTTATGGGATCAAACGATTTTGCGGGTTGCCCGGCCAAATCAATGACCGCCGGGTGAATGTAGCTGTTGCGCGCTACCGTCGGCGTATTGTGCAAACGTTCTGACGCGGCGGTGGCCATGTCTTTGATCGTTGCATCGCCCTTTTCAGCGCGCAGGAATGCGGCCAGCGTGCCAGCCCATGTGCGAAAGGTCTTTGCGGTAATTTCCGCGCCGCCCCCGGCTTCCTTGAGGTATGCATTCAGCTGGTGGGAGGACAGGGTATGCGGCTTACCCGCGTCATCAACCCAAGTGAGCAAGGTCGCGCCGGGCAAGTCATGCGCCAGATGCAGCAACCGTTGCAGCTTCCGGTTCGTCATAACTTTCCTGACCTTTTGTCCACCCTTTGCTTTGAAGTTAAGCTCGATGTTGTCATCGTTCAGCGACAGGTGACGCCTGCGCAGTGTCAGCGCTCCGTAGCTTCCGTTTTGCTGCGCATATTCCGGATGCCCCACCCGAAGGGCTGAGCGGTCAATCAGGGTCGTGGCGGCTGCCAGGACGAATTCCATGTCACCGGGATCAGCCGTGAGATCACGATCAACGCGGGCTCGGATAGTGGGCAGGGCCTCACCAAAGGCTGCGAGTTTACCGAACTTCGTATCAGACTGCGCGGCAGACCATTTCACGTGATAGCGGTATTGCTTGCGCTTGCGCACATCCCGCCCGGTTGCTTGCAGATGGCCGTTGTGTTGAGCGCAAATCCAAACGTCTTCATATGCGGGTGGGATCGCCAAGGCATCGATACGTTTGCGTTCAGCGCCGCGTGCGATGGTCGTGCCATCAGGAGCAATATACGAAAAACCCCGCCCAAGGCGACGCCGAGAAATGCCCGGATCTGCGTCCGACACATATACCAGTTGTCTGCTCACAATTTGTCGACTTCGGATGATAACTTCAGAACCGCGTCGCCATCTTTCTGCTTGATGTATAACGCGGGATCATCTTGCGAACCATTGCGGGTAACCTCGGTTCCTTTGATCTTACGCGTGGTCTTTTCTGCAAAAATCGATTGCACTTTACCTGTCGCAGTGCCGCTGCCCCACGCCCACTGCACCTCGTCCCCTTCTTTGATCTTTGCCACTTTAAACCTCGGTTTTTGCTACACCTTGTGAACGGCCCAGAGCGGTTAAAGGTTCCAAGACAATGTTCGACCAATATGAAAAGGGAAGGATTGACAGTTCGTTCTGCATCAAACTTGCGCTGCGTCCGAACTCCGCCGCACGACCTTGGGCGCGATCGCACGAGACCATTATTGGGTGCATCCTCGACGTGGCCTCTTGGACCTGTCCCAACACCCGTAGTTCAGGCCCAGAAAACCGATGCGACCCCTGACGCAGCACAAAAAAACAGCGGCGATGATAACGTTCACCGCCGCTGTGTACTCGTTACGCGTTTCGTACCGTTAGAATAATCAAGCCGCGCTGGCGTTCACGCCACCTGTTGCGATGCTCGTCATCGTCCGGTCACCGTCATATGTCTTGTTCAGACAGTCTTGAAGGATAGCGCCATCTTCATCATGACCGAGGCGGTTGGCAAAGGCTGTCAGGCAGCCGTAGCCAGCAAGCGCGTAGTGCACCATGCGCTGATATTGCGTGATAATCATCGCGTCGCGTGACGCATCGTCCCCAAAGTCCGCATTCAGGACGTGTGCTTTGGCTTCGGCAACAAGGCCTTCCATGCCCTTGCAATGCTCACCGTTGGGGTCGATGTTGTGCTTGCTGCAAATCTCTGCGACCTTCTCCATCCCCTCGTTGATCCCGTTGGACCCCGCGATCAGCGCTTTGGACAGATCGGTGTCCGATGCGGCTTGACCAAGTTCGGTCAGCACGCTCAAAGCCTGTTTGTTCGCGCTCCAAAGGTCTTGCAATTGGTCATGGTAGACGTCTTCGAGTGAATTGATTGTCATCTGACATTTCCTTTCCTTGATCGTTTTTTCGCGCTGAGGAACGAGCAATACACAATCGCGTCCTGCTCGTTTTGCGCTTTGTCGGCTTATTCTGTTGCATTCTGAACAGACTGGGGCAGCATTTCACCGCCGCCCCGTCGACACCGTCAGTGGCTGCTGAGAAACTTGTCCACTTCAGCTTTTACTTCTTCTTTGGTCTTTCCGTACTTCGCTTGGATTTTGCCTTCCAGCGCGTCGCGGTCACCGTTGACTTCGGCTATCTCGTCATCCGTCAGTTCACCCCATTGGGCCTTGACTGAGCCGGACATCTCTTTCCATTTTCCTTCGATTTGATCCCAATTCATGTTGATAACCTTTCCATGGATGTGTTTATTCGCCCGCACACGGTGTGGGGCGGGTTTTTCAGTCGCTGAGCAGTCGTGGGTTCTAAGTGGTTGCGGTGGTCCCACGTGGCCCCGCGAAGAACCAGACGAGGAAGCCGACAATCGGCAGGACGAGGACGAGAAGCGTCCACAGCGCTTTTGCTGCGAGCGATGCGCGGCTCGATACGATATTGATGATCGCGTAAACGTCCGCGACCAAAATCAAAAGTCCGAGAATGCCATATTCCATTGGAGAGCTTCCTCCGTTCGTGGTTCAAGGTGTTAACCACTCGGAGACTGTTTTGTTCCATCACGCCGTGCCCGCTGAGACGCGCTTAGCGCCTTGGCGGGTGGTAATTGCTTAGCAACTTATTGGAATGTCGCCCTTTTTCTTCTGTTTATTAAATAATCGCGCGGCGGCAGCATGTGCATGTATTTGCCCACCTGAAGCGTTATGACCACTGATCGACGCCCACGCAGGCGACGGGCGTAAGGCCAAACATCACTGTGTTGGACGAGCGGAAATACTCATGCACGGATGATCAACGTCGGGCGGGTACTTGGCTTTTGTGCAAACAGGGGCATTCAGTTTCTCATGAACGCCCCTGTTGTTAATGGGTAAATCACACACTCATGCAGATGTATTTCATCTCAAGGAAGTCTTCGATGCCGTGGTGTGATCCCTCCCGGCCCAGCCCGGATTGTTTCACACCGCCGAAGGGGCCGAGTTCGGTTGAGATGATACCCGTGTTCACGCCCACGATGCCGTATTCCAGCGCCTCTGACACTTTGTAAACGCGGCTGAGGTCCTTGGCATAAAAATACGACGCAAGACCAAAGATCGTATCATTGGCCATTGCGATCACATCATCCTCATCCTCGAATTTGAACAGAGGGGCGAGGGGGCCGAATGTCTCTTCCTGCGCGACTTTCATGTCTTGGGTCACACCGGTCACAATCGTCGGCTCAAAGAACGAGCCACCCAGATCGTGCGGTTTGCCGCCCGTCAGCACAGCACCACCGTTTGAAACCACGTCGTTCATATGGTCCTGCACTTTTTCGACGGCTTCTGTGTTGATCAGCGGGCCGGTTGTCACGCCGTCCTCAAGACCATCGCCGACGCGCAACCCTTCGACGGCGGTTTTCAGCTTTTCGGCAAAGGCGTCATAGACCCCGGCCTGAACGTAAATTCGGTTCGCACAGACACAGGTCTGACCGTTGTTGCGGAACTTGCACATCATCGCGCCCTCAACGGCGGCATCAAGATCCGCGTCGTCAAACACGATGAACGGGGCATTCCCACCCAGTTCCATAGAGCACTTCATGACCTGATTGGCGGCCTGTTTCAAAAGAATGCGACCGACTTCGGTTGAGCCAGTGAACGTCAGCTTGCGCACGCCGGGGTTTTCGCAGAACTCCTTGCCGATCTCCGAAGACGACGACGATGGTACAACGTTGAAGACACCTGCAGGGATGCCTGCACGCTCTGCCAGAACACCCATTGCGATGGCGGACAACGGCGTCTCAGCCGCCGGGCGGGCCACAAAGGCACACCCGACCGCAAGGGCAGGGGCCGCCTTGCGGGTGATCATCGCGTTGGGGAAATTCCACGGGGTAATCGAGGCGGCAACGCCGATGGGTTGCTTGAGCACGATGATACGTTTGTCGCGCTGGTGCCCCGGAATGGTCTCTCCGTAAACGCGTTTTGCCTGTTCCCCCATAAACTCGATAAAGCTCGCCCCATAGGCGATCTCGCCCTTGGCCTCGGCGTGAGGCTTGCCCTGTTCCGCGGTCAGGATGGTCGCAAGATCGTCCGCATGCGCCATCATCAGATCAAACCACTGGCGCATGACGCCTGCGCGCTCTTTCCCGGTTTGGGCCGCCCAGTCCTTCTGCGCCACCTCAGCGCGCGCGATGGCTTTGGCCACTTGCGCGCGGCTCAGATCCGCGACCTGCGCGATGACGTCGCCGCGTGCGGGGTTCGTGACGTCAAAGGTGCCGTTATCCCCATCAATCCATGCGCCATCCACATAGGCGCGCGTTTCCAGCAGGCTGGGGTCCTTCAGCAGTGATTTGAGGTTGGTTGCAGGCATGTCTTTCATTTGTCGTTCTCCCGAAAATGGCTGTTGTCTGCATTTCAAGTCTGACAATGATTGTCCAGTTCCACAAAACAGGAGGCGTGGATGAAACTGGATGATGCCTATGCCAATGCCGCCCATATCCCGCAGGCGGCGCAGTATCCGCCGCGCTGGTCCGAGGCGGCCGCCGCCTTTCGCGAGGCGATGGGTGCGCGCGCAGACCTTGGTGTGTCCTACGGGCCGAGCGCGCGGCAGGCCTATGATCTGTTTCATGCAGAGGGTCCGGCCCATGGAACGATGGTTTTCGTGCATGGGGGCTATTGGCTGAAATTCGGACGCTCCACATGGTCGCATTTTGCCAAAGGCGCATTGGCGCGCAATTGGAATGTGGCGATGGTCGAATATGATCTGTGCCCCGATGTGACGATCGCGCAAATCACCCGACAGGTCGCGACAGCGATCACGTCGCTTGCGGCGCGGCTCGATGGCCCGATGACCCTGAGCGGTCATTCAGCGGGCGGGCATCTGGTGGCGCGTATGCTGGCACCGGGCATGCTTGAGCCGGATGTGGCAGCGCGCATTCAAAAGG contains:
- a CDS encoding NADP-dependent oxidoreductase, whose protein sequence is MKAAIIRDYNTEIEIADIAAPELHDDSVLVAVHAASVNPIDYILQSGAMKDNIPLEFPHVMGFDVSGEIIALGKDVSGFKVGDAVFARANQQDAGAIAQIARVKADELALKPVNISHAEAASVPLAGLTAWQALISKGRLKKGDKVLIHAGSGGVGTLAIQIAKHFGADVATTCSPRNADLVRKLGADTVINYRDQSFEDELSDYDIVLDMMGGEILNRSFQVLKKGGALISIKGQDTDNLAQEHDVRFEWFFMEPDGAMLADLGKLVEDGIVKPVIDKTYPMEATVDAYAYLKDGHAVGKVVISIPPIEHW
- a CDS encoding lactoylglutathione lyase family protein is translated as MLPTPRTFSHIGLSVPDLDAAVKFYSEVLGFYTIMPPTDVTEDDSDIGIMCTDVFGAGWGHLRIAHLATADRIGFELFEFDGNEAPQDNLSFRKHGMFHFAIQDPDLEGLLAKIVAAGGKQRMPVREYFPDKKPYRMVYVEDPFGIVFEIYSHSYELTYSAGAYSPTE
- a CDS encoding glutathione S-transferase family protein; protein product: MIKIHCLAYSRAFRLIWLMEDMGQPYDLVQYDRTDQFHAPDALKKVHPLGKSPVLEDGDLMLAESATCLRYLVDKFGDKTHRPQGAPDDIRHEELLDYVEGSFAGVCMDVMIPILKGDEPSDAARGKLRKHLNYIDQHLPRTGLLFGETACLADIQFSYLLANLDGNGFLDSHPRIKMYWGDLQEQPGFKAATNIAGPMAPDP
- a CDS encoding NAD-dependent succinate-semialdehyde dehydrogenase → MTQISTTNPATDKTIKTYELMSSNEAFDKLENCHNAFLDWRTKSHPDRATYLRDIASALRDNTEALAALMTEETGKLLRDGKTEVELCAQIFEYTAEHGPATLADEDRTHSGGDKNGIVAHCPIGVIYSIQPWNFPIYQPVRVLAANLMAGNGVILKHASVCTGSGLKLRDLCLDAGLPEGLFDVVIVDHDTSDAMIEHKLVRGVTMTGSDAGGRHIGQLATKKLKKSVLELGSNDAYLVLEDADIELAVKTCVQGRLYNNGQTCVSAKRFVVTEPVYDAFVSAFVEQMEAIRMGDPMDQDTELGPLSSAEQFETVSEQVAQSVKGGSEILCGGTAPDRTGQYYPATVLANCQPGTPAYDDEIFGPVAAVIKARDDADAMRIANDSRYGLGGGIFSKDEDKALRLARDHFDTGMVRINSFGAADPNMPFGGVKDSGFGREHGGFGMKEFVNTKAIYLP
- a CDS encoding MATE family efflux transporter, with the translated sequence MSAPMALGIFSVIAVGLADAYFLGQVSGAALAAVGFIYPVITALTSLSIGLSAGANAALSQKVGAGSNKEDVQRLALHATGLGCVLSVVLATAVWLAFPVAFGALGAKEDVAKEVAEYMPLWSLSLPFLVVMMVTNSVFRAHGDGATSAAIMIVAAFFGIAQNPIFIFGWGPIPEMGTAGAAMSTLIGRVVAVGIALWIAWQRGLLGVCGNVLTGVFVSARTILKVGLPAAMSNAINPAGMALVTAAVATVGDDAVAGFGAAGRVQSILLVPLMALSAGIGPVVGQNWGAKETERAQSATVWAFGFSLAYGAAIALVLAPFATPIAGLLAASESDQEYAASYLRIVGFTLFGYGMVVIVNAAMNARDKAVWSMSLSLGRIFAVYLPLAWIGVVVFGYMGIVVAAALANLFGAAAAVFAARRTSLLSFDKISSAIPAQRPG
- a CDS encoding DNA topoisomerase IB — its product is MSRQLVYVSDADPGISRRRLGRGFSYIAPDGTTIARGAERKRIDALAIPPAYEDVWICAQHNGHLQATGRDVRKRKQYRYHVKWSAAQSDTKFGKLAAFGEALPTIRARVDRDLTADPGDMEFVLAAATTLIDRSALRVGHPEYAQQNGSYGALTLRRRHLSLNDDNIELNFKAKGGQKVRKVMTNRKLQRLLHLAHDLPGATLLTWVDDAGKPHTLSSHQLNAYLKEAGGGAEITAKTFRTWAGTLAAFLRAEKGDATIKDMATAASERLHNTPTVARNSYIHPAVIDLAGQPAKSFDPIKRNGLFAAEQRLLGLLATQ
- a CDS encoding DUF2945 domain-containing protein, giving the protein MAKIKEGDEVQWAWGSGTATGKVQSIFAEKTTRKIKGTEVTRNGSQDDPALYIKQKDGDAVLKLSSEVDKL
- a CDS encoding ferritin-like domain-containing protein, yielding MTINSLEDVYHDQLQDLWSANKQALSVLTELGQAASDTDLSKALIAGSNGINEGMEKVAEICSKHNIDPNGEHCKGMEGLVAEAKAHVLNADFGDDASRDAMIITQYQRMVHYALAGYGCLTAFANRLGHDEDGAILQDCLNKTYDGDRTMTSIATGGVNASAA
- a CDS encoding CsbD family protein; translation: MNWDQIEGKWKEMSGSVKAQWGELTDDEIAEVNGDRDALEGKIQAKYGKTKEEVKAEVDKFLSSH
- a CDS encoding PLD nuclease N-terminal domain-containing protein encodes the protein MEYGILGLLILVADVYAIINIVSSRASLAAKALWTLLVLVLPIVGFLVWFFAGPRGTTATT
- a CDS encoding NAD-dependent succinate-semialdehyde dehydrogenase; translated protein: MKDMPATNLKSLLKDPSLLETRAYVDGAWIDGDNGTFDVTNPARGDVIAQVADLSRAQVAKAIARAEVAQKDWAAQTGKERAGVMRQWFDLMMAHADDLATILTAEQGKPHAEAKGEIAYGASFIEFMGEQAKRVYGETIPGHQRDKRIIVLKQPIGVAASITPWNFPNAMITRKAAPALAVGCAFVARPAAETPLSAIAMGVLAERAGIPAGVFNVVPSSSSSEIGKEFCENPGVRKLTFTGSTEVGRILLKQAANQVMKCSMELGGNAPFIVFDDADLDAAVEGAMMCKFRNNGQTCVCANRIYVQAGVYDAFAEKLKTAVEGLRVGDGLEDGVTTGPLINTEAVEKVQDHMNDVVSNGGAVLTGGKPHDLGGSFFEPTIVTGVTQDMKVAQEETFGPLAPLFKFEDEDDVIAMANDTIFGLASYFYAKDLSRVYKVSEALEYGIVGVNTGIISTELGPFGGVKQSGLGREGSHHGIEDFLEMKYICMSV
- a CDS encoding alpha/beta hydrolase, with amino-acid sequence MKLDDAYANAAHIPQAAQYPPRWSEAAAAFREAMGARADLGVSYGPSARQAYDLFHAEGPAHGTMVFVHGGYWLKFGRSTWSHFAKGALARNWNVAMVEYDLCPDVTIAQITRQVATAITSLAARLDGPMTLSGHSAGGHLVARMLAPGMLEPDVAARIQKVAPISPVADLRPLLETSMNADFKMDLAIAAAESPVLQPPPDTPVCIWVGAQERPVFLQQAAALAGAWSVPQVIVPSKHHFDVIDALCDPQSDLVRYLTT